The genomic stretch AGGAACGTATTTTTTCTGTAAGAAATGAATTTGGCGAATGGGATCCGCGCCTGCAAAGGCCGGAGTTGTGGAATATCTACAATGGCAAAATCCACAAAGGTGAAAACGTGCGTGTCTTCCCCATCAGCAACTGGACGGAGCTGGATGTGTGGCATTATATCCTGCGGGAAAATATTGCTTTACCGTCTATTTATTATGCCCATACGCGTAAATGTCTGGTATACGAAGGCCAGCTGGTGGCCGTTTCCCCACACATTCGGATTGAACCGGACGATGTAATTGTAGAGAAAACCGTTCGCTTCCGCACCGTAGGGGATATGAATTGCACGGCTGCCATTGAATCACAGGCCCATACTACCGAAGAAATCATCCAGGAAATACTGCAATCCAAAATAAGCGAACGCGGAGCTACAAGAATCGATGATAAATTTTCAGAAGCTGCGATGGAAGACCGCAAAAAAGCTGGTTATTTCTGAAAAATAAACATTCAATGCTGAGAAACTAAAAACTATTTCTGATATGGATTTATTACGATTTACGACATCAGGAAGTGTGGATGACGGCAAAAGCACGTTGATTGGCCGCTTGCTGTATGATAGCGAATCCATTTTTGTTGATCAGCTGCAGGCCCTGCAAAGAGCTTCCAAACACCGGGGCAGCGAACAGCTTGATCTGGCATTGATTACTGACGGCCTGCGTGCCGAACGCGAACAGGGAATTACCATTGATGTAGCCTACAAATATTTTTCAACCGCCAGACGCAAATTCATCATTGCCGATACACCCGGGCATATTCAATACACCCGGAACATGGTCACAGGCGCTTCCACAGCCAATCTGGCCATTATCCTGGTGGATGCCCGTCAGGGCGTAGTCGAGCAAACCCTGCGTCATACCATCATCGCAAGCATACTGCAGATTCCTCATCTGGTGCTGTGCATCAATAAAATGGATCTGGTCAATTATTCAGAAGATCGCTTTTACGAAATTGTACATGCTTACCAGGAGGCTATCCGCAAACTGAATGTAAAAGATGTGTATTACATTCCCATCAGTGCTTTGCATGGCGATAATGTGGTGTACAAATCAGACCGCATGCCTTGGTACACGGGTAAGCCCTTGCTGACCTATCTGGAAGAAGTGCCTGTTGCCCAAGATATCAATCAGGATATTGCACGTTTTCCGGTACAATATGTCATCAGGCCGCAGGATGATGCCTATCATGATTATCGGGGCTATGCCGGAAAGATCATCAGCGGCAGCTTTCATGCAGGGCAGGCTGTAACGGTATGGCCATCAGGATTAACCAGCGTTATCGATCGGATTGAATATGCACAACAACCTCTTGCAGAGGCACGTGCTCCGCAATCAGTCGTCATTTTGCTTAAAGATGATCTGGATATCAGCCGGGGTGATATGATTACACCTGCTGATCAGCCGCCCACACTCACCCAGGATATTGCAGCCACCATCTGCTGGATGGATAGCACTCCGCTGAAAACGGGCGACAAGCTGCTGTTGCAGCAAGGACCTGCTATTGTACGTTGCGTGGTGAAAAATATTGAATACAAAATTGATATCAACACACTTTCCCATCAGGATGCAGCAGGTACATTGCAACTGAACGATGTGGCGCGTGTGCAAATCCGCACAGCCAAACCTCTTGCCGTTGACTCTTATGCCACAAATAGGGCTTGCGGATCAGCTATTCTGATCAATGAAACCAGCTACAATACAGTTGCTGCCTGTCTCATTGAAAACTGAATAACAGGATTTTTAATAATTTCTCCACTGCACCCTCAGCAGTGGAGATGATTTTTATTGACTATTAGAAAGCAACCCTATCCCGCGTTGCTGTTTTATGCAATAAAATAATTGCATCCGAAATCGGGGATTCATAATGTAAAATGCCCTCACCCGTGATTGCATTTGCCCTACACACAAATACCTACACAATGGCTCACTGCCGGCCTACACATCCACTCATCAAAAAACAGGAAAGAATCCGCACGGAATGTATAAATTAGTCGCCCCGAAAGATGAAAACCATCTTTCTTTCTGCATTACGTTTAACTTTAAAATATACACACCATGAAAAAACATCTAAACCTGCTCATCATTGTGGTATGTTTTCAGCTGGGGATGATGGGAATGCATTTCCAGGCACAGGCACAGGAGCGTCGCGGGCCTCAGCCTGCCAGCACAGAAAATACTCCCCCAAAAGAGAAACTGCCGCCTGCACAGCCCGATGTAACCACTACAGGCAGCGTAACGGTAGAAGGGCAGCGGATTGACTATCAGGCCATCGCCGGAACCATTCCCCTGCTCGACGAAAATGAACAAGACACCACGGCGCGCATGTTTTATGTGGCTTATTTCAAACAAGGTGTAACCGACCCATCAACCCGTCCGATTACATTTCTTTACAACGGGGGTCCCGGATCAGCCACTATCTGGCTGCACATGGGTGCATTCGGCCCTCGCCGCGTAGTCATCGACACCACCGTACACATGCATGGTGCTCCGTATGAACTGGTAAATAATGATTACAGCCTGCTGGATGCCAGCGACCTGGTATTTGTGGATGCTCCGGGAACGGGCTTCAGCCGGGTAATGCAGGGCAAGGAAAAGGATTATTACGGTGTGGATCAGGACGGACGCGCTTTCAGCCAGTTTATCATGCGTTTTATTACCAAATATGGTCGGTGGAACAGCCCGAAGTTCCTGTTTGGTGAAAGCTATGGTACTACCCGCTCTGCCGTGCTTTCAAGTATGCTGCAAAACATGTATGATATTGATTTAAACGGCGTAATCCTGCTTTCACAGATTCTGAGTTTCGATAATTCCATTGATGGACCATCACGCAACCCGGGCAATGATATGCCTTATATCCTGGGCCTGCCCACATTTGCGGCTACAGCTTGGTATCATCATCAGCTTCCGCAAAATCATCCCGATCTGGAAGCTTTCCTCAAGGAAGTAGAAAACTTCACCACCGGTGAATATGCACAGGCACTGATAAAAGGCAACACGCTTGATTCAAATACCTTCAATGCCATTGCCGAAAAATTGCATGAATATACCGGTCTGGATGTGGATTATATTAAAAAGGCCAATCTGCGCGTGGATGGCGGTGAATTTGAACAGCAACTGCTCAACAAACAAGGACTTACCACGGGCCGGCTGGATACCCGCTTTTCTGGCCCTTCATTGGATATCCTCAGCCAACGGGCTTATTATGATCCGCAATCCGAAGCCATCAGCGGAGCATACGTGGCCTTGTTCAACGATTATGTGCGCAAGGTGCTGAAATATGGTCAGAATATGGATTATCATCCTACGATTTATGGCCGCATGCAATGGGACTGGACTCACGGAGGGTCGAGAATGGGCGTAAATGTGATGACCGACCTGGCTACAGCCATGAAGAAAAACCCACGCCTGCAAGTGCTGCTGCAAGCCGGCTATTATGATCTGGCAACACCTTTCTACGAAGGTGTATATGAACTGCAACATCTACCCATTCCAGATGACCTGCAGAAAAATATTCATTTTGAATTCTATGAGTCCGGGCACATGGTGTACCTGCATGTGCCATCATTAAAAAAGCTACATGATACTACCAAAAAATTCATAGAATCTCTGTATTCTCCAGCTCATTGATAATTGATGCGGCAACAAACTCATAATCACCTCCTGGCTAGAAATGTCAGGAGGTGATTTTTTTATTTAATGAGTGCAAAGGGAAAATCATTTATTTCAATATCCAAACAAAACATTCACTCCCATATCTCTGCAATGCTTTATTAACCCATCGGATCCACATCCACGATCATCCGTACATGCCGGAAAGAGCTTTGCTGCTGCAGCTGATTGCAGATATCCACGATTGTATCTTTTTGTTCCTGTAATTTGTGAGCTGAGCGAGGCAGGCGAATAAGTATTTCCTGAAGATATTCATTGCGGATCCGGCTAACCAAAGGTGCAGCCGGGCCAGTGATCTGACCGGGAAACTTGTCAGTTAACTCACCTGCAAGCAGGTGTGCAGCTTCTACAACTTTTTCCTGCTGAGCATGCTTGAGTACAATCTTCATCAACCGTGTAAAAGGTGGATATTGAAAATGTGCCCTGGCTTCGATTTCCATCTGAAAAAATGCTGCATAATCATGTGCCATCACATGGGCAAGCACAGGATGACGCAACTGATACGCCTGGATCACAACCATTCCCTTCTCACCTTTTCTTCCTGCCCGTCCACTCACCTGTTCCATTAACTGAAAAGCCCGTTCATTTACACGGAAATCCGGATAGTTAAGCAAACTATCGGCCAGCAAAATGCCCACCAGACCAACAGAATCAAAATCCAATCCTTTTACCACCATTTGCGTGCCCACCAGGATATCAATTCTTCCTTGTTCGAATCTGTGAATCAATTGATGATAACTATCTTTTTTTCGCATGGTATCTAGATCCATCCGTGCAATGCTGGCTTTGGGAAAAAGGGTATGCAATTCATCTTCTATTCTTTCTGTTCCGAAACTTTTGTGGATGATAGCATGGCTGCCACAGGCCTGGCATTGGGTAACCGGCGGATATTTTCGTCCGCAATAATGACAAACCAGCTGATGGATGGATTTATGATATGTCAATGCTACATCACATTGCTCGCAATGAGGCACCCATCCACATACCTGGCAGATTTGCGAAGGCGCATATCCTCTCCGGTTCTGAAACAAAATCACTTGTTTGTGTTGCTGCAGGGTACGGCGGATATGATCTTCCAGCAGCGGAGTAATATGCCTTTCACCTCGATGCTGGCGCGGAATGGTACGCATATCAGCCAGTATCATATCTGGCAGGGCAATCTGGCCATATCTTTCTTTTAACATCACATACCCATATTTACCCTGCATGGCCTGTTGATAGGTTTCCACAGCTGGTGTGGCTGATCCGAGGATCACACGCGCATGCAGCAGATGCGCATAGTAAATAGCCGCATCACGCGCATGATAACGAGGAGCCGGATCCTGCTGCTTGAATGACATATCGTGCTCTTCATCTACAATGATCAGCGATAACCTGCAAAAAGGCAACCATAAAGCCGATCGGGAACCTACAATTACTTGCAGACTTCCTTCCCGCACTTTATTCCACATTTCAACCCGCTCATTATGACTTAATCTGGAATGATATACGCCCACCTGATTGCCAAGATATTGTTGCAGACGACGAATCATCTGCGCAGTTAATGCAATTTCTGGAAGCAGGTACAAAACCTGTTCACCCTTTGCAATTGCTTCCAGGATCAGCGATACATAAATCAACGTTTTACCACTGGAAGTAACACCATGCAACAGTACTACCCGTTTTTCCTTGAACCAGTCATGAATCTGCTGCACACATGTTTGCTGGGATGGTGTAAGATGCAGTTGCTGAATAGCTCCATCATAAGTAAATGCAATTCTATCAACCGTTTGTTTGATTTCCTGAAAAATTCCTTTATCTACCAATGCTTTTAATTGTGCATGGCTGGCTTCAGCCTGTTCGAGCAAATCTTTTTTCCGAACCCATCCCTGCTTTTCCCTGAGTTCATAAAATTTCATCAATATCTGCAATTGCCTGGGAGCTTTTTCAAGTTGATCAAACAATTGATGCAAGGCCTGTTCTTCTGCATAAGCCGGTGAAAGAAGGATATATGTTTCCAGCCTCGGACGATAAGATTCGCGGATGGATTCGTATGCCACACAAATATGCTGATCAATCAATGATTTCACTACTGCCTGTGCTGATGTATAAGAAGTTTCTCCAAGTAACTGCTGCACTTCTGCGAGTGATAATTCATGCCTCACAGCCAATGCTTCCACTATCTGAAAAGCCTCATCTGTGAGCTGCGAAGCAAGTACAGCAATGGAAGTTTCATCAGCATAGGCAGGATCGAGCTGAATAATGGTTTCACTGCTCAATTTCAGATGAGCGGGTATAGCCACGTTCATCACCTCTCCTTCCGTGCAGGCATAATATCTTGCTATCCATTCCCAGAAATGCAGCTGATGCGGCCACACCACAGGATATTCATCCAATTTGGATAAAACCGGCTTTACAGCATAAGCAGCAGGCGGTTCATCATGTATGCGCTTGATAATGGCGGCATACTTGCGCCGTTTGCCAAACTGAACAACCACCCGCATACCTGGTTCTACTTTCATACCATCAGGAATCTGATAGGTATAAAGTTTAGGTAGGGCGAGTGGTAAAATCACATCGGCAAACATGGCTTAAAATTAAAGCAAATCTCCCTGCAGGCATCAATAAAATGCAGATGAAATGAAATCAAAAATAGCGGAATGAAGTGAGCATAATATTCAGCAAAATCAATAGTTTGTGAATCATTAAATCATGTATCGGGCATATTGTGAAAACAGATTAATCATACATAGCTATGAAAAAAACAATGCTTACCTGCAAAACTTATCAGAGTAAACACCAGCATTCCACAGAAAGACGGCTATGAAATGCATAAAAATGAATCCTAAAAATAATTGCCTATCAATCAAGCCAACGTGCAAGCCTGTAAACAATTAAGGAAGGAAAGGATGAATAAAAGATAAAAGTGAAAAACAAACTCCCTGAATAAAAAATGATCTTACGCAAATGCACGATTTGAGATCAGCACGTGCCTGATAAGAGATCCATACATTTCAAGAGATCCAAACATTTCAAAGGAACATAATTGGTGGGAGCTATTGGAGTCGAACCAATGACCCTCTGCTTGTAAGGCAGATGCTCTGAACCAACTGAGCTAAGCTCCCATGTTTCAGGGTTGCAAAGATAATGGCTTCTGCAAAACAGAAAAAATTTTCCTTCCGGAATTTTATTCAATTGTCCAGTCAATGATGCGATTGATCCAGCTTTCCCGATAGGGCGCCTGTACCCGGATGTAATTATCGGTATATCCTTCCATCATTGCCAGCTGGTCTGGCTGGGTGGCAGGCTTCACACTGGCTTCAAACAAAACCGGACGAACTGTACCTGCAAAACGCTTCACAAACGCTTCGTGTTTGGCTGCAGACAACTGCCGGAGTATTTCATTGCGCTGATGACGGATAGCTGGCGGCACAACAGGTTTAAGAGAAAGGGCTGGTGTATTAGCACGTTCAGAATAAGTAAACACATGAAGATAAGCCACGGGAAGCGATTGCAGAAAGTCAACCGTCTGTTGGAAATCTTCATCGGTCTCCGTGGGAAAACCCACAATCACATCCACACCGATGGCACAATCTGGAATATATTCGAGAATAGTTTGCACTTTTTCGGCATAAAGCTCACGGCGATAGCGCCTGCGCATGAGCCCCAGGATGCGGTTGCTGCCGCTTTGCAACGGAATATGAAAATGAGGCATCCATCGGGGTGATTGCGCAACAAACCGAATGATATCCAGTGTAAGCAAATTGGGCTCAATAGATGAAATCCGGAATCGTTCCACGCCTTCTACTGTTTCGAGCGCCTGCATCAGCTCCAGCAGGGTTTCCTGATGTGTATGCAGATTCGGATCTGTTTTTCCAAAGTCACCCAGATTCACGCCGGTTAGCACAATCTCTTTCACGCCAGCAGCGGCAATCTGCCGGGCATCTTCCAGAACCTTATTTATCGTATTGCTCCGGCTTTTGCCACGCGCCTGGGGGATGGTACAAAAGCTGCAATGATAATCGCAACCATCCTGCACTTTCAAAAAAGTACGTGTGCGATCGTGCAGGGAATAGGCACTGTGAAAATCCTTAACGGCATCAACCTCGCAGGAACAAATACGCCCTTTGGATTGTTCAATTTGTTGCAGATGGGCTGGCAGCCTAAATTTTTCTGCTGCCCCCAGCACCAGGTTTACCCCTTCAATGGCCGCAATTTCCTGTGGGCGCAGCTGTGCATAACAACCAGTAACCACCACCACGCTTTCCGGAGCCATCCGCTTGATGCGCCTGATGATTTGCCGGCATTCCTTATCGGCCTGATCCGTAACCGAGCAGGTATTGATCACATACACATCGGCCACGGCTTCATCCATTCGCCGGAACACCTGATATCCTTCAGCTTCCAGCATACGGCCAAGCGTAGAGGTCTCCGCAAAATTGAGCTTACAGCCCAGTGTATGGAAGGCTACCGTTTTCATGGGAATGCAAAGTTAGGAAGAATGGGCGGGAATTCAGGAAATACGGCAGATGGCTGCATTCGCCTGTCGGCACGTGTCCGGCCATTGACACAGGCTTTTTACATCAACCGGATATGCACTTCCTGAACAGCATGATTTTCTCCTTTATCCAGAATCAACGTAGCTCTCCGGCGAGTAGGAAGAATATTTTGCAGCAGATTCGGCAGGTTGATGCTTTCCCAGATTTCATTGGCCAGCTGAATGGCTTCTGCATCACTCAATGAAGCATACTGATGGAAATAGGATTCAGGACGTTTGAAAGCTGTTTCACGCAAAAGCAGAAACCGATCAATATACCATTTCCGCAGATAAGCTTCTTCGGCATGTACATAAATTGAAATATCAAAGAAGTCAGACACAAACAGCGGAGCTGCCCGCCTGGCTCCCGGCGTGCCCACCTGCAGCACATTAATGCCTTCAATAATCACTACATCCGGATGATGAAGCTCAATATACTGATCGGGTAAAATGTCGTAGTGCAAATGCGAATATACCGGAGCTTTTACATGACCATACCCAGCCTTCAGCTGTTTGAGAAACTCAATGAGCTTTTTCACATCGTAACTTTCCGGAAACCCTTTTTTGTTTAAAATGCCTCTTTCTTCCAGTATTTTATTGGGATACAAAAAGCCATCGGTTGATACATTTTCCACACGGGGATGCTGAGGCCATTGTTTCAGTAAAAACTGCAACGTGCGTGAAGCAGTACTTTTACCGGCTGCTACACTCCCTGCCAATCCTATGATGAACGGCGCCTGCGGGCAACAACCCGGTAAATGTTCATTCAGCTTTTGCCGCAGTTGCTGATACGACATGATGTAATCATGCAACCAACAGGCCAGAGGCAAATAGATATCACGGATTTCTTCGGGTGTGAGTGGTTCATTCAGAGCCGCCAGCCGCGGGATCTGCTGGTCAAGCATATCAATAAACGGTAACTGATGGCCGCATTGTTTCCATTGTTCCCGACTAAAAGAACGGTACAAAACCTGATCAGGCGTTTGATTCATGATTTGTGCAATAAAATGATTTACACATTAAACCGGAAATGCATGACATCACCATCCTGCACCACATAATCTTTCCCTTCCATGCGCAGTTTGCCGTGCTCCCGGCAGGCAGCTTCTGATCCGTACTGAATAAAATCTTCAAAGCTGATTACCTCCGCCTTAATAAATCCCTTTTCAAAATCACTATGGATCACACCCGCAGCCTGCGGAGCCTTCCAGCCGCGATGAATGGTCCATGCACGCACTTCTTTTTCTCCTGCCGTGAAAAAAGTGATCAGATCCAGCAAATGATAGGTAGAACGAATTAGCCGATGCAGGGCCGGTTCTTTCATTTGATAAGCTTCCATAAACATTTGCCTGTCTTCTTCGCTTTCCATTTCAGCGATCTGGGCTTCAATGCTGTTGTTCATGATCACCATTTCGGCATTCTCTTCAGCAATAGCCTGTGCAAGGGCTTGGGTATAAGCATTACCGGTGAACATGGAATCCTCACCCACATTGGCCACATAAATCACCGGCTTGGCAGTCAGCAAAAACAAATCGGCAATAGCCTTTTTTTCTTCATCCGTCAGGGCAAGCATGCGGATATTTTTCCCTTGCTGCAAATGTTCCCGGCATCGCAACAAAACCTCAAATTCTTTTTTCATTTGCGCATCTGAAGAAGATTTCACCGTTTTCTCCACACGCTGGATCTTTTTCTCAACACTTTCCAGATCTTTCAGCTGCAATTCGGTGTCAATAATTTCCTTGTCGCCCACCGGATCTACAGGACCTTCCTCTCGGATGATATTGGGATCATCAAAACAGCGAATCACATGTACAATAGCATCCACTTCGCGGATATGCGAAAGAAACTTATTGCCCAATCCTTCACCTTTGCTGGCGCCTTTCACCAATCCGGCAATATCCACCCATTCGATCACTGTAGGGACAATCCGCTGTGGATGCACACAGGCAGCCAGCTGCTGCAAGCGGGGATCGGGCACTTCAACCAGGCTTACATTGGGTTCAATGGTACAGAAGCGATA from Thermoflavifilum aggregans encodes the following:
- the cysD gene encoding sulfate adenylyltransferase subunit CysD gives rise to the protein MAKQVYDFDYLDYLESEAIHILREVAGQFERPALLFSGGKDSITLVHLALKAFRPGKFPFPLVHIDTGHNFPEVLQFRDDLINRIGERLIVRKVEDTIKQKNLEPPKGKLASRNFLQAYTLLDTIEEFEFDACIGGARRDEEKARAKERIFSVRNEFGEWDPRLQRPELWNIYNGKIHKGENVRVFPISNWTELDVWHYILRENIALPSIYYAHTRKCLVYEGQLVAVSPHIRIEPDDVIVEKTVRFRTVGDMNCTAAIESQAHTTEEIIQEILQSKISERGATRIDDKFSEAAMEDRKKAGYF
- a CDS encoding sulfate adenylyltransferase subunit 1, whose translation is MDLLRFTTSGSVDDGKSTLIGRLLYDSESIFVDQLQALQRASKHRGSEQLDLALITDGLRAEREQGITIDVAYKYFSTARRKFIIADTPGHIQYTRNMVTGASTANLAIILVDARQGVVEQTLRHTIIASILQIPHLVLCINKMDLVNYSEDRFYEIVHAYQEAIRKLNVKDVYYIPISALHGDNVVYKSDRMPWYTGKPLLTYLEEVPVAQDINQDIARFPVQYVIRPQDDAYHDYRGYAGKIISGSFHAGQAVTVWPSGLTSVIDRIEYAQQPLAEARAPQSVVILLKDDLDISRGDMITPADQPPTLTQDIAATICWMDSTPLKTGDKLLLQQGPAIVRCVVKNIEYKIDINTLSHQDAAGTLQLNDVARVQIRTAKPLAVDSYATNRACGSAILINETSYNTVAACLIEN
- a CDS encoding S10 family peptidase, whose protein sequence is MKKHLNLLIIVVCFQLGMMGMHFQAQAQERRGPQPASTENTPPKEKLPPAQPDVTTTGSVTVEGQRIDYQAIAGTIPLLDENEQDTTARMFYVAYFKQGVTDPSTRPITFLYNGGPGSATIWLHMGAFGPRRVVIDTTVHMHGAPYELVNNDYSLLDASDLVFVDAPGTGFSRVMQGKEKDYYGVDQDGRAFSQFIMRFITKYGRWNSPKFLFGESYGTTRSAVLSSMLQNMYDIDLNGVILLSQILSFDNSIDGPSRNPGNDMPYILGLPTFAATAWYHHQLPQNHPDLEAFLKEVENFTTGEYAQALIKGNTLDSNTFNAIAEKLHEYTGLDVDYIKKANLRVDGGEFEQQLLNKQGLTTGRLDTRFSGPSLDILSQRAYYDPQSEAISGAYVALFNDYVRKVLKYGQNMDYHPTIYGRMQWDWTHGGSRMGVNVMTDLATAMKKNPRLQVLLQAGYYDLATPFYEGVYELQHLPIPDDLQKNIHFEFYESGHMVYLHVPSLKKLHDTTKKFIESLYSPAH
- the priA gene encoding replication restart helicase PriA; translated protein: MFADVILPLALPKLYTYQIPDGMKVEPGMRVVVQFGKRRKYAAIIKRIHDEPPAAYAVKPVLSKLDEYPVVWPHQLHFWEWIARYYACTEGEVMNVAIPAHLKLSSETIIQLDPAYADETSIAVLASQLTDEAFQIVEALAVRHELSLAEVQQLLGETSYTSAQAVVKSLIDQHICVAYESIRESYRPRLETYILLSPAYAEEQALHQLFDQLEKAPRQLQILMKFYELREKQGWVRKKDLLEQAEASHAQLKALVDKGIFQEIKQTVDRIAFTYDGAIQQLHLTPSQQTCVQQIHDWFKEKRVVLLHGVTSSGKTLIYVSLILEAIAKGEQVLYLLPEIALTAQMIRRLQQYLGNQVGVYHSRLSHNERVEMWNKVREGSLQVIVGSRSALWLPFCRLSLIIVDEEHDMSFKQQDPAPRYHARDAAIYYAHLLHARVILGSATPAVETYQQAMQGKYGYVMLKERYGQIALPDMILADMRTIPRQHRGERHITPLLEDHIRRTLQQHKQVILFQNRRGYAPSQICQVCGWVPHCEQCDVALTYHKSIHQLVCHYCGRKYPPVTQCQACGSHAIIHKSFGTERIEDELHTLFPKASIARMDLDTMRKKDSYHQLIHRFEQGRIDILVGTQMVVKGLDFDSVGLVGILLADSLLNYPDFRVNERAFQLMEQVSGRAGRKGEKGMVVIQAYQLRHPVLAHVMAHDYAAFFQMEIEARAHFQYPPFTRLMKIVLKHAQQEKVVEAAHLLAGELTDKFPGQITGPAAPLVSRIRNEYLQEILIRLPRSAHKLQEQKDTIVDICNQLQQQSSFRHVRMIVDVDPMG
- the mtaB gene encoding tRNA (N(6)-L-threonylcarbamoyladenosine(37)-C(2))-methylthiotransferase MtaB, producing MKTVAFHTLGCKLNFAETSTLGRMLEAEGYQVFRRMDEAVADVYVINTCSVTDQADKECRQIIRRIKRMAPESVVVVTGCYAQLRPQEIAAIEGVNLVLGAAEKFRLPAHLQQIEQSKGRICSCEVDAVKDFHSAYSLHDRTRTFLKVQDGCDYHCSFCTIPQARGKSRSNTINKVLEDARQIAAAGVKEIVLTGVNLGDFGKTDPNLHTHQETLLELMQALETVEGVERFRISSIEPNLLTLDIIRFVAQSPRWMPHFHIPLQSGSNRILGLMRRRYRRELYAEKVQTILEYIPDCAIGVDVIVGFPTETDEDFQQTVDFLQSLPVAYLHVFTYSERANTPALSLKPVVPPAIRHQRNEILRQLSAAKHEAFVKRFAGTVRPVLFEASVKPATQPDQLAMMEGYTDNYIRVQAPYRESWINRIIDWTIE
- the coaA gene encoding type I pantothenate kinase — its product is MNQTPDQVLYRSFSREQWKQCGHQLPFIDMLDQQIPRLAALNEPLTPEEIRDIYLPLACWLHDYIMSYQQLRQKLNEHLPGCCPQAPFIIGLAGSVAAGKSTASRTLQFLLKQWPQHPRVENVSTDGFLYPNKILEERGILNKKGFPESYDVKKLIEFLKQLKAGYGHVKAPVYSHLHYDILPDQYIELHHPDVVIIEGINVLQVGTPGARRAAPLFVSDFFDISIYVHAEEAYLRKWYIDRFLLLRETAFKRPESYFHQYASLSDAEAIQLANEIWESINLPNLLQNILPTRRRATLILDKGENHAVQEVHIRLM
- the ychF gene encoding redox-regulated ATPase YchF; protein product: MPLRAGIVGLPNVGKSTLFNAVSTSVKAQASNYRFCTIEPNVSLVEVPDPRLQQLAACVHPQRIVPTVIEWVDIAGLVKGASKGEGLGNKFLSHIREVDAIVHVIRCFDDPNIIREEGPVDPVGDKEIIDTELQLKDLESVEKKIQRVEKTVKSSSDAQMKKEFEVLLRCREHLQQGKNIRMLALTDEEKKAIADLFLLTAKPVIYVANVGEDSMFTGNAYTQALAQAIAEENAEMVIMNNSIEAQIAEMESEEDRQMFMEAYQMKEPALHRLIRSTYHLLDLITFFTAGEKEVRAWTIHRGWKAPQAAGVIHSDFEKGFIKAEVISFEDFIQYGSEAACREHGKLRMEGKDYVVQDGDVMHFRFNV